The window TTTCGTATAGAGCTGTTTGCGCAGCGTAAAATCGCGGTATCCGGCGGTGATGACATCGGTGACCGTCACCGTCACGGTCGCCGTATCCTCATATCCGTTGGTATCGCGGATGGTATAGGTAAACGTATCGCTCCCCATGTATTCGGCCGTTGGGGTATAGGTGAAGCTGCCGTTCGAGGCAACCGTCACGCTTCCGTGAGCCGGAGAGGTATTGGAAATGACACTGAGCGAAGGGCCCACGTCGTTGGAGAGGAGATTACCGCTGTGGGTGGTATTTTTGACCATCGTGAACGTATCGTTTGCGGCATCGGCAGTGATAAAGGTGATGACGATATTGTCGATCCAGGCGTCTTCGCTGCTGTAGCTCGAATCGGTATGGATCCGGAGGTTCAGATCGCCCCCCGTATCGAGCACCGCGTTGACGGTATAGTGGTAGACGCCGTCGGTTTGGGTAAACGTCGTCGTCGCGCCGTTGGCGATCACCCGCAACGCGTCGGTGGTCTCCCAGCCGTTCGCGATCGATACGTCGAAGCTGATGATGACGTTTTTGAGGGCGTAGTCGTTTCCGTTGAAATTGTACAGCTTGGAGGCGGAAGTACCGTTTTCGATCTTGTACATATTACTCGTACGGGTTCCGCCGGCCCATCCCTCGACGTTGTTGTTGAAATTGTCGCTTTCCAATACGATCGCGGCCTGAAGCACCGTCCATCCGCCCATCAACATTAGCACAACCAATCGGATCATCGAACGGATCGTGTCGTTTACTTTCATCGTCTTGTTCCCAGCTCTTTTTCTGCAATCCGGTATTATCGGTCTATTTCCGTTCTCTCTAAAGGGAGAAAACACGCTATTTTCGATTCTAGTCACTACTAGATTAAATATCGATTAATATCTGTTAATATTTATTTGCTTTATGTTACCGAATCGGTTGATCGGGTTTTTATTTGTAGCGATTACTTTTTAGTGTTATAATCAAATTTCAACCCATATACAAGGTGGACATCATGAACATTTCACTCGTCGGACGCCATATCGACCTCAGCGACTCCATCAAAGAGCACCTTATGCACTCGATTGATACCCTCGGCAAGTACCATCTCGATCTCATCAGCGTCAACGCCGTCGCCAGCATGAACGAACGGAAAAAAGGGGTGATGATCGAATTTACGATCAACGTCGCCGGCAAAAACACCATCGTCATTACCCAACGCGACAACGATCTCTACGCTGCCATCGACATCGCGATCGACCGTGCCCAAAAAGCGCTGCGCCGCCTCCACGACCGTCTGAGCGACCACCGTAACGAAGGGATGAACGAAGCCAAGAACGCCGCGTCGGGCAACGTCGACCTCCACGCGCTGGGCGAAGCG of the Campylobacterota bacterium genome contains:
- the raiA gene encoding ribosome-associated translation inhibitor RaiA encodes the protein MNISLVGRHIDLSDSIKEHLMHSIDTLGKYHLDLISVNAVASMNERKKGVMIEFTINVAGKNTIVITQRDNDLYAAIDIAIDRAQKALRRLHDRLSDHRNEGMNEAKNAASGNVDLHALGEAMEDEIVPMELELYKPQEVGEVLEKLKESGKQFEVFYDNEGKMRVLFKRNDGRYGLY